From Roseburia hominis, the proteins below share one genomic window:
- a CDS encoding AAA family ATPase: MNIKRAKQEIKDAIEAYLRKNPYGEYQIPAVHQRPVLLMGPPGIGKTQIMEQIARECRIALVSYTITHHTRQSAIGLPFIQKKTYGGREVSVTEYTMSEIIASVYDKMEETGLREGILFIDEINCVSETLAPAMLQFLQCKTFGNRKVPEGWIIVAAGNPPEYNKSVRDFDVVTLDRLKKIDVEANFAVWKEYAYQAGIHPAIISYLELRQENFYRMETTIDGRMFATARGWEDLSRLILVYEELGKKVDREVVGQYIQHWKVAKDFANYLELYGKYRKDYGLERILQGNYGEDTLEKLKFAPFDERLSVVSLLIGRLGSYFKAAYEKDQFVSELFVWLKKYRQMISEVDQEGIAEALYADGGILKSICLKAREELEQKKRAGQLNSEEEHRAEQAIETLWGYQSRLKERHLSGKKGFAYVKQLFAKEADAREAEMETALTALNHGFDFMEDAFGESQEMSVFVTELNTSFYSVWFLRENDCPKYYKYNKGLLFDERQQDILKEMDAVEDEIWRRG; this comes from the coding sequence ATGAATATTAAGCGTGCAAAGCAGGAAATTAAGGATGCCATTGAGGCATATTTAAGAAAGAATCCGTATGGAGAGTACCAGATTCCTGCGGTACATCAGAGGCCGGTTTTGCTTATGGGGCCTCCGGGAATCGGGAAGACGCAGATTATGGAGCAGATCGCCAGGGAGTGCCGGATTGCGCTGGTGTCTTATACCATCACGCACCATACCAGACAGAGTGCGATTGGTCTGCCCTTTATCCAGAAGAAGACCTATGGCGGGCGGGAAGTGTCTGTGACCGAATATACGATGAGTGAGATCATTGCGTCCGTCTATGATAAAATGGAAGAAACCGGGCTTCGGGAAGGTATTTTGTTTATCGATGAGATTAACTGCGTTTCCGAGACCCTTGCCCCGGCGATGCTGCAGTTTCTCCAGTGTAAGACGTTTGGAAACAGGAAGGTCCCGGAGGGCTGGATTATCGTTGCCGCAGGAAATCCGCCGGAATATAATAAATCGGTCCGTGATTTTGATGTGGTGACATTGGACCGGTTAAAGAAGATCGATGTAGAGGCAAACTTTGCAGTCTGGAAAGAGTATGCATATCAGGCAGGCATTCATCCTGCGATTATTTCCTATCTGGAACTCCGTCAGGAAAATTTTTACCGTATGGAGACGACGATTGACGGGCGCATGTTTGCCACGGCCCGGGGATGGGAGGACCTGTCCCGCCTGATTCTGGTCTATGAGGAGTTGGGAAAGAAGGTAGACCGGGAGGTGGTAGGCCAGTACATTCAGCACTGGAAGGTGGCAAAGGATTTTGCAAATTATCTGGAATTGTATGGGAAATACAGGAAAGATTATGGTCTGGAGCGGATCCTGCAGGGAAATTATGGGGAGGATACCCTGGAAAAATTAAAATTTGCACCCTTTGATGAGAGGCTCAGCGTGGTCAGTCTGTTGATCGGAAGACTGGGCAGCTATTTTAAGGCAGCCTATGAGAAAGACCAGTTTGTTTCGGAGCTTTTTGTGTGGCTTAAGAAATACAGGCAGATGATTTCCGAGGTGGATCAGGAAGGAATTGCGGAGGCTTTGTATGCAGACGGCGGGATTTTGAAAAGTATCTGCCTGAAGGCCAGAGAAGAGCTGGAGCAGAAAAAGCGTGCAGGGCAGCTTAACTCGGAGGAGGAGCACCGTGCAGAGCAGGCAATAGAGACCCTTTGGGGGTATCAAAGCCGGCTTAAGGAGAGGCATTTGTCCGGAAAAAAAGGGTTTGCTTATGTGAAACAGCTTTTTGCCAAAGAAGCAGACGCGCGGGAGGCTGAAATGGAGACGGCGCTTACGGCGCTGAATCATGGATTTGATTTCATGGAAGATGCGTTTGGAGAGAGTCAGGAGATGTCGGTATTTGTGACGGAGCTCAATACCAGCTTTTACAGCGTATGGTTTCTTAGGGAAAATGATTGTCCGAAATATTATAAGTATAATAAGGGGCTTTTGTTCGATGAGCGGCAGCAGGATATTTTGAAAGAAATGGACGCTGTGGAGGACGAGATATGGAGAAGAGGCTAA
- a CDS encoding VWA-like domain-containing protein, with protein sequence MTSDRLDAIGKQILALSRNELYLRMRFLDVALSSFAYVMDGTVSLVGTDGWNLYFNPAELGGLFRKDRISVNRAYLHLVLHCIFRHMITRGSREELWWNMACDIVAESVIDEWQVRSIRRGQSWLRQETYRKLRSQMKVLTAEKVYRQLLSWELSQRDTDRLVAEFTVDDHRDWAKDEDQDRKLALNQKWKDVSDKMQTDMETFSQEASSSSGHFLRQIQVDNRERCDYREFLRKFAVLKEEMAVDEDSFDYVFYSYGLRLYGNMPLVEPQEWKEVKKVEDFVIVIDTSMSCSGELVKRFLEETYGILQESGSFFRKVNIHILQCDDQVQSDQKITCKEELKEYMEHLDLAGEGGTDFRPAFAYIDQMMEGQEFDRLKGVLYFTDGQGIYPQKMPPYETAFVFIQKDYEEAQVPSWAMKLMIEEDEIEAGGKQDEY encoded by the coding sequence ATGACTTCCGACCGACTTGATGCGATCGGAAAGCAGATCCTCGCCCTCTCCAGAAATGAGCTGTATTTAAGAATGCGGTTCCTTGATGTGGCGCTTTCCAGTTTTGCATACGTGATGGATGGGACGGTCTCTCTTGTCGGCACGGACGGCTGGAATCTGTATTTTAACCCGGCCGAACTGGGCGGGCTGTTTCGGAAGGACCGGATTAGTGTGAACCGGGCTTATCTGCATTTGGTCCTTCATTGCATTTTCCGGCATATGATCACCAGAGGTTCTCGGGAGGAGTTATGGTGGAATATGGCCTGTGATATTGTGGCAGAGTCTGTGATCGATGAGTGGCAGGTAAGAAGTATCCGCCGGGGGCAGTCCTGGCTCAGGCAGGAGACCTATCGGAAACTGCGCTCGCAGATGAAGGTACTGACTGCAGAAAAGGTGTACCGGCAGCTTCTGTCCTGGGAACTATCCCAGCGTGATACGGACAGGCTTGTGGCAGAATTTACGGTAGACGATCATCGGGACTGGGCGAAAGATGAAGATCAGGACAGGAAGCTTGCTTTGAATCAGAAATGGAAAGATGTGAGTGACAAGATGCAGACGGATATGGAAACATTTTCCCAGGAGGCGTCCTCCTCATCGGGACATTTCCTTAGGCAGATTCAGGTGGATAATAGAGAGCGCTGCGATTATCGGGAATTTTTGAGAAAGTTTGCAGTGCTAAAAGAAGAGATGGCGGTGGACGAAGACTCATTTGATTATGTATTTTACAGCTATGGGCTTAGGTTGTATGGGAATATGCCGCTCGTGGAGCCCCAGGAGTGGAAGGAAGTAAAGAAGGTCGAGGATTTTGTGATCGTGATTGACACGTCCATGTCCTGCTCCGGGGAGTTGGTGAAAAGGTTTCTGGAGGAGACTTATGGGATCCTGCAGGAAAGTGGGAGTTTTTTCCGAAAGGTGAATATTCACATTTTACAGTGTGACGATCAGGTGCAGTCAGATCAGAAGATTACCTGCAAAGAAGAGTTAAAAGAGTATATGGAGCATTTGGACCTGGCAGGGGAGGGCGGTACGGATTTCAGGCCCGCCTTTGCCTATATCGATCAGATGATGGAGGGGCAGGAATTTGACAGACTGAAAGGAGTTTTGTATTTTACCGACGGGCAGGGAATTTATCCACAGAAGATGCCTCCCTATGAGACGGCTTTTGTGTTTATTCAGAAGGATTATGAAGAGGCACAGGTGCCGTCCTGGGCGATGAAGCTGATGATAGAAGAGGATGAGATAGAAGCAGGAGGAAAACAAGATGAATATTAA